GGGCTTGATGGCCTGAAAAATAAAATTTAAAATCCCATTTTTTACAATTTTGTAGGAAATGGAATTTTTTTTGGAGGAATACTAAGGTCTTAATCACCTACAGAAGTGTTCGTTGATTATTATAAAACAAAAAGGCAACTCCATGGAGTTGCCTTTTTGTTTGGGATTAAGATCTTCTTCTTCTTCGTCTATCTCGGTCTCTTCCTCCTCCGCTATTTCTTTCTCTGGAGTCAGACCTTCTTCGTCCATTACCTCTAGATGAACGGCTTTTACCGCCTCCATTACTTTTGGCAAATTGAATTCTAAAAGGCTCATCATTAAATTCTGCATCTTTCATGCCGTCTAAAACTTGATCAGCATATTTTTTATCGACATCAAAAAATGAGAATTCTTTAAAGAGGTCAATTCTTCCAACTTCGTTAGAGCTAATTTTAGCAAATTGACAAACTATTCTCAATACAGCTCCTTTATTTAGTCCTGAGTTTGTTCCAACTGCAATGTGAAAACGTTGTTTAGTATCATCAGTTTTCTCTCTACGTTTTGCCTCTCTGTTCCCCCTTTCTTTCTCTCTGTCAGAAACCGAACTGTTTAAGTCTCTAGCTCCGTCATAATATTCTAGAAAGTGATTGAATTCAGCACTCACAAACTTCTTAATGACTTCCTCTTTGCTGAAGTCGGCTAATTGCTCAAATATTGACGGTAAAAAGTTTTCAATGTCTTCCTCTTTAACTTCAACGTTCTTAACATTGTTTATTAAAGCAAAAAGTTGTTTCTCACAAACTTCTTTACCACTAGGGATAGAAGCATGTTCTATTTGAAGTTTAGTAACACGTTCGATTGACTTTATACGGCCTAATTCTTTGCCTGTCGCAAAAGAAATAGATTGCCCCTTTCTACCTGCTCTTCCCGTTCTACCACTTCTATGGTTATAGTTCTCAACTTCTTCAGGTAAGTTGTAATGGATAACATGTGAAATTTCATTGACATCAATACCACGAGCAGCAACATCAGTAGCAACCAATATTTGGACTGTTTTATCACGGAACTTTCTCATAGCATGATCCCTTTGCGATTGAGATAAATCACCATGAAGAGGAGCTGCGCTATATCCATCTTTCATTAATTTGTCTGCAATTTCTTGGGTTAACCTTTTTGTTCTACAGAAAACCAACCCATATATTTCAGGATAATAATCCAGCATTCTTTTCAATGCAAAATATCGGTTGCGATCATTGATCGTGTAATAAACGTGATGTATATTCGTGTTTGCTGCGTTTTTAGTTCCAACAGTAACCTCAATAGGGTTATCCATGTAGGTAGAAGCTATTCTTGCAACTTCTTTAGGCATTGTTGCGGAGAACAACCAAACATTTTTATCTTCAGGAGTTTGATCCAATATGGTGTCAATATCCTCTTTGAATCCCATGTTTAGCATCTCATCAGCCTCATCTAATACGGCTACAGAAACTTGGTTTAATTTAACCATGTTTCTTCTAATCATATCATTCAGTCGACCTGGAGTTGCTACAACGATTTGAGCACCTC
Above is a window of Flavobacteriales bacterium DNA encoding:
- a CDS encoding DEAD/DEAH box helicase, translating into MTFNELGLRAEVLRALEDLGFESPTPIQEKSIPQLLSDDRDLVGLAQTGTGKTAAFGLPLIESVDFNKKYVQAVVIAPTRELGIQIAEDFKIFTKYIKGASIATIYGGASIDVQAREIKRGAQIVVATPGRLNDMIRRNMVKLNQVSVAVLDEADEMLNMGFKEDIDTILDQTPEDKNVWLFSATMPKEVARIASTYMDNPIEVTVGTKNAANTNIHHVYYTINDRNRYFALKRMLDYYPEIYGLVFCRTKRLTQEIADKLMKDGYSAAPLHGDLSQSQRDHAMRKFRDKTVQILVATDVAARGIDVNEISHVIHYNLPEEVENYNHRSGRTGRAGRKGQSISFATGKELGRIKSIERVTKLQIEHASIPSGKEVCEKQLFALINNVKNVEVKEEDIENFLPSIFEQLADFSKEEVIKKFVSAEFNHFLEYYDGARDLNSSVSDREKERGNREAKRREKTDDTKQRFHIAVGTNSGLNKGAVLRIVCQFAKISSNEVGRIDLFKEFSFFDVDKKYADQVLDGMKDAEFNDEPFRIQFAKSNGGGKSRSSRGNGRRRSDSRERNSGGGRDRDRRRRRRS